Below is a genomic region from Candidatus Cloacimonas sp..
CGTGACGGGTCCAAAGGTAGTTAAAACCGTCCTAAATGAAACGGTTACCAATGCAGATTTGGGCGGAGCAAACATTCACACTGGTAAAAGTGGCGTAGCTCATTTTATTGCCAATAGCGAAGAAGATGCTATGCTTACTATCAAATTACTGCTAAGTTATTTACCTGCAAATAATTTGGAAGATCCTCCCTATGTTCCCAATGCTGATCCTATCACGCGTAATTGTGATGTTTTAAATACTCTCGTTCCTGAAAATCCCAATAAACCGTATGATATGCTGGAAGTGATATATTCGATTATAGATAACGGTGAATTTTTGCAAGTGATGAGTAATTTTGCCCAAAATATCATTGTTGGTTTTGGCAGAATGAATGGACGCACAGTAGGCATTGTGGCAAATCAGCCCAAAATTTTGGCTGGCGTTTTAGATATTGATGCCAGTATAAAAGGAGCCAGATTTGTGCGTTTTTGTGATTCTTTCAATATCCCCTTGGTAGTTTTGGAAGATGTTCCCGGTTTTTTACCCGGAACGATGCAAGAGCATAATGGAATTATTCGTAATGGGGCAAAACTTCTTTATGCCTTTGCGGAAGCTACAGTTCCCAAAGTAACTGTCATAATCCGTAAAGCATACGGAGGTGCATATTGTGTAATGAATAGTCGTCATATGCGTGCCGATATTGTTTATGCTTGGCCTTCTGCGGAAATTGCAGTTATGGGACCCGAAAGTGCAGTGGAAGTAATTTTCCGTAAAGAAGCAATGGCTTCGGAAAATCCCAAAGCGGTTCTACAGGCAAAAGAAAAAGAATATCGTGATAAATTTGCCAATCCCTTTGTAGCTGCCGAAAGGGGATATATTGATGACATCATTGAACCCGCTGAAACAAGATTTCGTTTGATTCGCGCTTTGGAAATGCTGGCTAATAAACAAGATAGCATTCCCCCTCGCAAACATGGCAATATTCCTCTGTAAGGAATAGGCAATGCGAAAGATAGTGTTTTTAGCCATTTTTGCCTGTAGCTTTTTGAGTGCATTTGCTCAAATAGATACTATAGAGCAGACAATTTCTGA
It encodes:
- a CDS encoding acyl-CoA carboxylase subunit beta, translating into MENQNPLEKLRTKRAAALLGGGEKRIAEQHAKGKLTARERIALLVDPDSFEEFDMFVTHRCSNFGLEQFIHPGDGVVTGCATINERMVYIFAQDFTVFGGSLSKTYADKICKVMDMALKNGCPIIGLNDSGGARIQEGVDALAGYAEIFWRNVMASGVIPQISAILGPCAGGAVYSPAITDFIVMEKSNSYMFVTGPKVVKTVLNETVTNADLGGANIHTGKSGVAHFIANSEEDAMLTIKLLLSYLPANNLEDPPYVPNADPITRNCDVLNTLVPENPNKPYDMLEVIYSIIDNGEFLQVMSNFAQNIIVGFGRMNGRTVGIVANQPKILAGVLDIDASIKGARFVRFCDSFNIPLVVLEDVPGFLPGTMQEHNGIIRNGAKLLYAFAEATVPKVTVIIRKAYGGAYCVMNSRHMRADIVYAWPSAEIAVMGPESAVEVIFRKEAMASENPKAVLQAKEKEYRDKFANPFVAAERGYIDDIIEPAETRFRLIRALEMLANKQDSIPPRKHGNIPL